GGACCGCATCGTGTTCCTGCACCGCGGCGAGGTCGTCGAGCAGGGAGCTCCGGCCGACGTGCTCGACCACCCGGAGCACCCGGCACTCGTGGAGTTCCTGGCCCGCGTCCACGCCTGACGCGCCGCGCCGCGCCGCGCCGCGCGGCACGGTCCGGACTCGCGGGCGTGGTGCGGCGTCGACGGTCCGCGCACAACCGGAGCCGTCTCGAACCACGGGAATCCACGGTTCGAGACGACTTCGGTTGTGCGGTGCGAACTTCGGCGGGGCGGCGCGGCCGGCGGCGGGGCTCGCGCGCTACGGCGTCAGCAGGACCTTCCCGACGAGCTCGCCGTCGGCCATCCGTCGGTGCGCCTCACCGGCCTCGGTGAGTGGCAGCACCGAGTCCACCACCGGGCGGACGCTCCCGTCCTCGACGAACGGCCAGACGTGCTCGCGGACCGCGGCGACGATCGCGGCCTTCTCGTCGAGCGGTCTGGCGCGCAGCGTCGTGGCGCTGATCGTGGCGCGCTTCGCCATCATCGCGCCGAGGTCGAGTTCGCCCCTGGGGCCGCTCGTCGTCGAGATCACCGCGATGTGTCCGTTCGGCGCGAGCACCCGGAGGTTCTTCGCCAGGTAGTCCGCCCCGACCACGTCGAGCACGACGTCCACCCCGCGGTCGTCGGTGAAGTCGAGGACGGCCGCGACGAAGTCCTCGGACCGGTGGTCGATCGCGAGGTCCGCGCCGAGCTCCCGGGACGCCCGCACCTTCCGGTCACCCCCGCTCGTCGTGATCACCGTCGCACCGAGGGCCGTCGCCCAGACGACGGCGTGCGACCCCATGCCGCCGGTGCCTCCGTGCACGAGGAGGGTCTGCCCCGGCCGGAGTCCGGCGAGCATCCCCACGTTCGAGTACACCGTGCAGGCGGCCTCGGGGAGCGCGGCAGCGGACACGAGGTCGAGCGCGTCCGGCACCGGCAGCAGCTGCGTCGCCGGGACGGCCACGAGCGACGCGTACCCGCCGCCGGCGAGCAGCGCGCACACGCGGTCGCCGACCGACCACCCGGTGACGTCGGGGCCGAGCGACCGGACGGTGCCCGAGACCTCGAGCCCGAGCACGGGGGAGGCCCCGGCCGGCGGCGGGTAGTTCCCCGCGACCTGCTGCCGGTCGGCGTTGTTCACACCGGCCGCCGCGACCTCGACGAGCACCTCGCCCGGGCCGGGCTCGGGGTCCGGGAGGTCGCGCAGGGTCAGGGTGCCGTCGTCGTGGCTGATCGCTCGCATGTCCTCGACGGTACGCGGACCGACGCAGCTGCGCTGGTTGCGTGGCACGTGATATGTTTATTTCACAGACCGAGAGGAGGGCACCGTGCCCCGACCCGTCCACGCGTTCTGGTGGTCACCCCGCCGCGATCCTCGAGTCTTCGCGCACGAGGTGCGTGACCACGGCGGTGCGTGGGTCCGTCTCGGTCTCGCGGGAGGGCGGGCGCTCACGAACCACGGCGACGAGCTCTCCGCCCTGGTCCTCCGCGAGGTCCTCGGCCGACCTGTGCGGTGGGCGCCCCTCGGTCGCGAGGACGTCGTCGCCATCGGCAGCGCGATGGTGCCCTACCTCAGCAGGAACGGACGAGGGCTGATCTGGGGCACAGGCCTGCACACGCCCGACGTCGACATCGACGAAGCCAGCACGTTCCGGGACCGCGTCCTCGCGATCCGCGGTCCGCTCGCCCGGAGCGCGCTCGGGCTGGACGCATCGACGCCGATGGGGGACCCCGGTCTCATCGCGCGGATCCTGCGGCCGGGAC
This is a stretch of genomic DNA from Curtobacterium sp. 458. It encodes these proteins:
- a CDS encoding NAD(P)H-quinone oxidoreductase; translation: MRAISHDDGTLTLRDLPDPEPGPGEVLVEVAAAGVNNADRQQVAGNYPPPAGASPVLGLEVSGTVRSLGPDVTGWSVGDRVCALLAGGGYASLVAVPATQLLPVPDALDLVSAAALPEAACTVYSNVGMLAGLRPGQTLLVHGGTGGMGSHAVVWATALGATVITTSGGDRKVRASRELGADLAIDHRSEDFVAAVLDFTDDRGVDVVLDVVGADYLAKNLRVLAPNGHIAVISTTSGPRGELDLGAMMAKRATISATTLRARPLDEKAAIVAAVREHVWPFVEDGSVRPVVDSVLPLTEAGEAHRRMADGELVGKVLLTP